Proteins from a single region of Deinococcota bacterium:
- a CDS encoding enoyl-CoA hydratase — protein sequence MTVKRQGAVAQLTLSRPGAHNAITWAMYEQLERHLGDLAGDDTVRAVVVRGDGRHFAAGTDIGQFRGFSGADGVRYEERIDSIMSRLVDMPKPTIAAVQGYAVGAGLIISTCCDLRYATPAATFGAPMARTLGNCLSLKNYRRLAEALGVMRSKELMFTARLLPAQEALQAGFLTAVLEEETFFAEVMEIARAVAQHAPLTILATKEAYRRLREESEARLGSFDDVVERVYGSEDFAEGSRSYLEKRPPTWQGR from the coding sequence GTGACCGTAAAGCGCCAAGGGGCCGTCGCGCAGCTCACGCTGTCGCGGCCCGGCGCGCACAACGCCATCACTTGGGCGATGTACGAGCAGTTGGAGCGTCATCTGGGAGACCTCGCCGGAGACGACACCGTCCGCGCCGTCGTCGTTCGCGGTGACGGCCGGCACTTCGCCGCGGGCACCGATATAGGCCAGTTCAGGGGTTTCTCGGGGGCGGACGGCGTGCGCTACGAGGAGCGGATCGACAGCATCATGAGCCGCCTCGTCGATATGCCCAAGCCCACCATCGCGGCGGTGCAGGGCTACGCGGTGGGAGCCGGGCTCATCATCTCGACCTGCTGCGATCTCCGCTACGCCACCCCGGCGGCAACGTTCGGGGCGCCGATGGCCCGCACCCTGGGAAACTGCCTCAGCCTGAAGAATTACCGGCGCCTGGCCGAAGCGCTCGGCGTCATGCGCAGCAAGGAACTGATGTTTACCGCGCGCCTGCTTCCAGCCCAGGAGGCCTTGCAGGCCGGCTTTCTTACCGCCGTTCTCGAGGAGGAGACCTTCTTTGCGGAGGTGATGGAGATCGCGCGGGCCGTCGCGCAGCATGCCCCGCTGACGATCCTTGCCACCAAGGAAGCCTACCGGCGCCTGCGCGAAGAGAGCGAGGCGCGACTTGGCTCCTTCGACGACGTCGTGGAGAGGGTCTACGGCAGCGAGGACTTTGCCGAGGGGTCGCGCAGCTACCTCGAAAAACGCCCTCCAACGTGGCAGGGCCGCTAA
- a CDS encoding CoA transferase — MTGALQGIRVLDLTQIMAGPFCTMLLADLGAEVIKVERPQGGDDARRMGPPFYDGESAAFIAMNRNKKSLALDIKTPAGQDILWKLIDSADVLVENFRPGTMARLGFGYEEVRGRRPGLVYCSISAYGQTGPLATGGGFDLIAQAMSGVISVTGTPETPVKVGVPISDLNAGLFASHAVLAAIIHRARTGEGQHVETSLLEAALAYTIWESNEYWATGGSPRRLGTAHRLNAPYQLFETADGWIAIGAANQRNWERLCAAMDRHDLLKDARFASNSERMAHLSELIKTMSPTFRERRRDDWLEVLEAAGVPAGPMLSLEQVYEHPHVQAREMKLEVEHPTAGRVHAIGMPVKYSATPGRIARAAPLLGQHSHEVLASLGLSGAQLGELEREGVVHQGMKPSPTLPKPGQG, encoded by the coding sequence GTGACCGGTGCATTGCAGGGAATTCGCGTACTCGACCTCACCCAGATCATGGCAGGGCCGTTTTGCACCATGCTGCTGGCCGACTTAGGCGCCGAAGTGATCAAGGTCGAGAGGCCGCAGGGGGGCGACGACGCCAGGCGCATGGGTCCGCCCTTCTATGACGGCGAATCGGCCGCCTTCATCGCCATGAACCGCAACAAGAAGAGCCTTGCCCTCGACATCAAGACGCCGGCCGGCCAGGACATCCTCTGGAAGCTCATCGACAGCGCGGACGTGCTCGTCGAGAACTTCCGGCCCGGCACCATGGCCCGCCTCGGCTTTGGCTACGAGGAGGTTCGCGGCCGGCGGCCGGGGCTCGTCTACTGCTCCATTTCGGCCTACGGCCAGACGGGGCCGCTGGCCACGGGCGGCGGCTTCGACCTCATCGCCCAGGCCATGAGCGGCGTCATCTCGGTGACCGGCACCCCGGAAACACCGGTCAAGGTAGGCGTTCCCATCTCCGACCTCAACGCCGGCCTGTTCGCCAGCCACGCGGTCCTGGCCGCCATCATCCACCGGGCCCGGACGGGCGAGGGCCAACACGTCGAGACCTCGCTGCTCGAGGCGGCGCTCGCCTACACCATCTGGGAGTCGAACGAGTACTGGGCCACGGGAGGGTCGCCGCGGCGCCTGGGCACGGCCCACCGGCTCAACGCGCCCTACCAGCTTTTCGAGACGGCCGACGGCTGGATCGCCATCGGCGCGGCCAACCAGCGCAACTGGGAACGCCTCTGCGCCGCCATGGACCGACACGACCTCCTTAAGGACGCGAGGTTCGCCAGCAACAGCGAGCGCATGGCCCACCTGAGCGAGCTGATCAAGACGATGAGCCCGACCTTTAGGGAGAGGCGCAGGGACGACTGGCTGGAGGTACTGGAGGCGGCCGGCGTCCCGGCGGGGCCGATGCTCAGCCTCGAGCAGGTCTACGAGCATCCGCACGTGCAGGCGCGCGAGATGAAGCTCGAGGTCGAACACCCCACCGCCGGGCGCGTCCACGCCATCGGCATGCCGGTCAAGTACTCGGCGACCCCCGGCCGCATCGCGCGGGCCGCGCCGCTGCTGGGACAGCACAGCCACGAGGTGCTGGCCTCGCTCGGCCTGAGCGGGGCGCAGCTTGGCGAGCTCGAGCGCGAGGGCGTCGTTCACCAAGGGATGAAGCCGTCCCCCACTCTCCCCAAACCGGGGCAAGGCTGA
- a CDS encoding MFS transporter: MASRASPSPYLLAGNGLAAFLTFTHVFNDAFQAMLPALLPTLQIRFALSEASLALLVAVLAFSSSVMQPVFGALADRFGRRMVGSLGVIACTMLLSLLGTAPTPLVLVGLLLLGGFGSAAFHPSSTSLVGSAAKGRRELATSIFIFGGGIGQALGPIAVLLVIANYGLQYMPWLMIPGLVMGGLMYLLVPPQPRLPRGARPRLFDPGLFLGPVGALCAAGILRTIAWVTFINAMPLWLVTSHGVGRDATLIGLTIGLFTFSGGLGGMLASTLAVRVGRKRLITATMLLALPALYLVLLLPPGSLLYFLAIMLAGGLTNAALPLMVVSAQDLAPQAVATASGMLMGLTWGTAGVLYIFVGLLQEAIGIGPAMRVGYLFLIPAALLALLVLSRQQRRAT; encoded by the coding sequence ATGGCCAGCCGCGCCTCGCCCAGCCCCTACCTCCTCGCCGGCAACGGCCTGGCCGCCTTTTTGACCTTCACCCACGTCTTCAACGACGCCTTTCAGGCCATGCTGCCGGCGCTCCTGCCGACCTTGCAGATCCGCTTCGCCCTGAGCGAGGCGAGCCTAGCGCTGCTGGTGGCGGTCTTGGCCTTCAGCTCGAGCGTGATGCAGCCCGTCTTCGGCGCTTTGGCCGACCGCTTCGGCAGGCGCATGGTGGGCAGCCTGGGGGTGATCGCCTGTACGATGCTCCTCAGCCTGCTCGGCACCGCGCCCACGCCCCTCGTGCTGGTCGGCCTGCTGCTCCTGGGCGGCTTCGGCTCGGCGGCCTTTCATCCCTCGAGCACCAGCCTGGTCGGCAGCGCGGCGAAGGGCCGCAGGGAGCTCGCCACCAGCATCTTCATCTTCGGCGGCGGCATCGGCCAGGCACTTGGCCCCATCGCCGTGCTCCTGGTGATCGCCAACTACGGGCTTCAGTACATGCCCTGGCTGATGATTCCCGGCCTGGTCATGGGCGGCCTCATGTACCTCCTCGTTCCACCGCAGCCGCGCCTGCCGCGCGGGGCGAGGCCGCGCCTCTTCGACCCGGGCCTCTTTCTCGGGCCCGTCGGCGCCCTCTGCGCGGCAGGCATCTTGCGCACCATCGCCTGGGTGACCTTCATCAACGCCATGCCGCTGTGGCTGGTGACCAGCCACGGCGTCGGCCGCGACGCCACCCTGATCGGCCTCACCATCGGCCTCTTCACCTTTTCGGGCGGGCTCGGCGGCATGCTGGCGAGCACCCTTGCCGTACGCGTCGGCCGCAAGCGGCTCATCACCGCGACCATGCTCTTGGCACTGCCCGCGCTCTACCTGGTGCTGCTCTTGCCGCCCGGCTCGCTCCTCTACTTCCTCGCCATCATGCTGGCCGGGGGGCTCACCAACGCGGCCCTGCCGCTCATGGTGGTGAGCGCCCAGGACCTGGCGCCGCAGGCGGTCGCGACCGCCTCGGGTATGCTGATGGGCCTCACCTGGGGCACTGCGGGCGTGCTCTACATCTTCGTCGGCCTCCTGCAGGAGGCTATCGGCATCGGCCCGGCCATGCGCGTGGGCTATCTCTTTTTGATCCCGGCGGCCTTGCTCGCGCTCTTGGTGCTCTCCCGGCAGCAGCGCCGCGCGACCTGA